The Paenibacillus sp. FSL R7-0204 genome includes a region encoding these proteins:
- a CDS encoding GNAT family N-acetyltransferase, giving the protein MSNDFIPIMLDIPESFETERLLVRALRPGDGKEMNEAIRESLDELKPWMPFAQSMPAVEETEQYVRESQVAYLKRTTLNMEIFRKEDGRFVGNIGLHHVDWDCRRFEIGYWIRSSCSGNGYMTEAVNGITNFAIQVLEANRIEIRCSALNERSAAVAERAGFKLDGVLRQSTRETDGKLHDSKVYAKVRGAEF; this is encoded by the coding sequence ATGAGTAATGATTTTATCCCGATTATGCTGGATATTCCAGAGAGCTTTGAGACAGAGCGGCTGCTTGTCCGTGCTTTGCGGCCTGGAGACGGTAAGGAAATGAATGAAGCTATCCGGGAGAGTCTGGATGAACTGAAGCCGTGGATGCCCTTTGCCCAGAGTATGCCGGCTGTGGAGGAAACTGAGCAATACGTCCGTGAATCGCAGGTAGCCTATCTGAAGCGTACCACCCTGAACATGGAGATTTTCCGCAAGGAGGACGGCAGATTCGTGGGCAACATAGGTCTGCATCATGTGGATTGGGATTGCCGCCGATTCGAAATCGGCTATTGGATTAGAAGCTCTTGCTCAGGCAATGGATATATGACGGAAGCGGTGAACGGGATTACGAATTTTGCAATCCAAGTGCTTGAAGCTAACCGGATTGAAATCCGGTGCAGCGCGCTTAACGAGAGAAGTGCCGCTGTCGCGGAGCGTGCGGGATTCAAACTGGATGGTGTCCTCCGCCAAAGCACCCGTGAAACGGACGGGAAACTTCATGACAGCAAGGTATATGCCAAGGTGCGGGGTGCTGAATTCTAA
- a CDS encoding SDR family oxidoreductase gives MFVTGATGFIGSAVVRELLEGGHEVAGLVRSKEAAGRLEASGTRAVRGSVENTDLLRREAAEADAVIHTAFYHKFSHASLKMKLKIMLGGSPARTPARFITAAVETEQRAIEAFGAVLSGRSGALVIAMPTMTLTPGRLAAEDDRGDASSIGGGRVASENTLLALAGSGVRASLVRLPPIVYGTGDRGGLLPSLIRSARSKGVAAYIGQGDNLWPAVHRLDAARLFKLAAEQAPAGSRLHAVGEEGVPFRQIAEAIARQANVPSKQIKEEEAGSYFGWLGPFAATDNPVSSALTRQRYGWNPQERGLLAEIAQGDYFTGHSLH, from the coding sequence ATTTTTGTAACGGGAGCAACCGGCTTTATCGGATCAGCAGTGGTCCGGGAGCTGCTGGAGGGCGGACATGAAGTGGCCGGGCTGGTACGCTCCAAGGAAGCGGCCGGGAGGCTGGAGGCCTCAGGAACGAGAGCAGTCCGCGGCTCTGTCGAGAACACAGACCTGCTGCGCCGGGAAGCGGCCGAAGCGGACGCGGTCATCCATACGGCCTTTTATCATAAGTTCTCCCATGCCAGCCTGAAGATGAAACTGAAGATTATGCTGGGCGGAAGTCCGGCCCGTACGCCGGCCCGCTTCATCACGGCAGCAGTCGAAACGGAGCAGCGCGCCATCGAAGCCTTTGGAGCCGTGCTGTCCGGGCGGTCCGGCGCGCTTGTCATCGCGATGCCGACCATGACGCTCACTCCCGGCAGGCTGGCGGCCGAGGATGACCGGGGAGATGCCTCGTCCATCGGCGGAGGACGCGTCGCTTCGGAGAATACGCTGCTCGCGCTGGCCGGGTCAGGCGTCCGGGCATCACTGGTGCGCCTGCCGCCGATTGTCTACGGCACGGGCGACCGGGGCGGCCTGCTGCCCAGCCTGATCCGCAGCGCAAGATCCAAAGGCGTGGCGGCTTATATCGGGCAAGGGGACAACCTTTGGCCCGCTGTACACCGGCTGGATGCGGCGCGCCTGTTCAAGCTGGCGGCCGAGCAGGCTCCCGCCGGCTCGCGGCTGCACGCGGTAGGGGAGGAAGGCGTGCCCTTCAGGCAGATTGCAGAGGCGATCGCCCGGCAGGCGAACGTACCGTCCAAGCAGATTAAGGAGGAAGAAGCTGGCTCCTATTTCGGCTGGCTGGGTCCTTTTGCGGCAACGGATAATCCTGTGTCTTCAGCGTTGACCCGCCAGCGTTACGGCTGGAACCCGCAAGAGCGCGGTCTGCTGGCCGAAATTGCACAGGGTGATTATTTTACAGGCCACTCGCTGCATTAA
- a CDS encoding AraC family transcriptional regulator has translation MDKTHFGRSAEEQTRLETSRLASLIGAHVTRDGTAETPIQGLYFNRYSQTEPSDYLHTMQWPTVGIAAQGTKMIKIGDATSEYSGSRILVAPVAVPIRMQTIQASASEPFLGVGVYLDPHRIAALIPQVFPNGLPKIGKRSASYVLEGEPALIGAVARLVACLDESGDNGLLASLAADEIFIRLLRSPIGVYVAETVLAGSDVQRVAKAIDWLRSHFAESLKIAELADMVHLSESSFREYFKSVTSMSPLQYQKALRLQEARRLMLSGGRDITTACQLVGYISDSQFSRDYSRFFGNPPSRDIAKWKQGLIS, from the coding sequence ATGGATAAAACACATTTTGGAAGATCTGCAGAAGAGCAGACACGGCTGGAAACCTCCCGGTTAGCCAGCTTGATCGGGGCTCATGTTACCCGCGATGGAACAGCTGAAACACCGATCCAAGGACTGTATTTCAACCGTTACTCGCAAACGGAACCCTCCGATTACCTCCACACGATGCAGTGGCCGACGGTGGGAATTGCCGCCCAGGGCACCAAAATGATCAAGATCGGCGATGCCACTTCCGAATACAGCGGATCGCGCATTCTGGTTGCTCCCGTAGCGGTGCCCATCCGCATGCAGACGATTCAGGCAAGCGCTTCGGAACCGTTCCTCGGCGTGGGCGTCTATCTCGATCCGCACAGAATCGCTGCGCTTATCCCTCAGGTCTTCCCGAACGGCCTGCCGAAGATCGGTAAGCGCAGTGCAAGCTATGTGCTGGAAGGTGAACCGGCCTTGATCGGCGCGGTGGCGCGGCTGGTCGCGTGCCTGGACGAATCCGGCGACAACGGCCTGCTGGCCTCGCTTGCGGCGGATGAGATTTTCATCCGGCTGCTGCGCAGTCCCATCGGCGTCTATGTCGCCGAGACTGTACTGGCCGGCTCGGATGTCCAGCGCGTCGCCAAAGCGATCGACTGGCTGCGGAGCCACTTCGCCGAATCGCTGAAAATCGCCGAGCTGGCAGACATGGTCCATCTCAGCGAGTCCTCCTTCCGCGAATATTTCAAGTCGGTAACCTCCATGAGCCCGCTCCAGTACCAGAAAGCGCTACGGCTGCAGGAAGCGCGGCGGCTGATGCTGTCCGGCGGACGGGATATCACCACGGCGTGCCAACTGGTCGGATATATCAGCGATTCCCAGTTCAGCCGGGATTACAGCCGCTTTTTTGGCAATCCTCCAAGCCGGGATATCGCCAAGTGGAAGCAGGGCCTCATCTCCTGA
- a CDS encoding lipoate--protein ligase, with product MLFIDNTGITDASINLAIEEFALKNLPMDESYLLFYINSPSIIIGKHQNTIEEINQEYVKEHNIQVVRRLSGGGAVYHDLGNLNFSFITKDDGQSFHNFLKFTQPVIDYLQSMGVNAELSGRNDLQVGEQKISGNAQFSSRGRMFSHGTLMFDLNLDDVQASLNVNPEKFKSKSTKSVRSRVANIKNLLGNPDMTIEQFREGLLRSIFGMEPTDVPQYKLTTDDWVRINEISKEHYQNWDWNYGLSPKSNVKHTRKFPAGLVDIRMDIEDSVIREIKIYGDFFGVGDVADVENALRGKRYEEAAVRQALADLDLKHYFGRIEPEDFIGLVFLEE from the coding sequence ATGCTTTTTATCGATAATACCGGAATTACAGACGCATCGATCAATCTGGCCATTGAGGAGTTTGCGCTCAAAAACCTGCCGATGGACGAGAGCTACCTGCTCTTCTATATCAACAGCCCGTCGATTATTATCGGCAAGCATCAGAATACGATCGAGGAGATCAACCAGGAGTATGTGAAGGAGCATAACATCCAGGTCGTGCGGCGGTTGTCCGGCGGCGGCGCGGTGTATCATGATCTCGGCAACCTCAACTTCAGCTTCATTACCAAGGATGACGGCCAGTCCTTCCATAACTTCCTGAAATTCACCCAGCCGGTCATCGACTACCTGCAATCCATGGGTGTGAACGCCGAGCTGAGCGGACGCAACGACCTCCAGGTCGGGGAGCAGAAAATCTCCGGCAACGCCCAATTCTCCTCGCGTGGACGCATGTTCAGCCACGGCACCCTAATGTTCGATCTGAATCTGGATGATGTCCAGGCTTCCCTGAACGTGAACCCCGAGAAATTCAAGTCGAAGAGCACCAAGTCCGTCCGCAGCCGGGTCGCCAATATCAAGAACCTGCTAGGCAATCCTGATATGACGATTGAACAATTCCGCGAGGGGCTGCTGCGCTCGATCTTCGGCATGGAGCCCACTGATGTGCCGCAGTACAAGCTGACAACGGACGACTGGGTGCGGATCAATGAAATCTCCAAGGAGCATTACCAGAACTGGGACTGGAACTACGGTCTCTCGCCTAAGAGCAACGTGAAACACACCCGCAAATTCCCGGCCGGACTCGTGGATATCCGCATGGATATTGAGGATTCGGTCATTCGGGAGATCAAAATCTACGGCGACTTCTTCGGCGTCGGCGATGTGGCAGATGTGGAGAACGCGCTGCGCGGCAAGCGTTATGAGGAGGCAGCGGTCCGCCAGGCGCTGGCTGATCTCGATCTGAAGCATTACTTCGGCCGCATTGAGCCGGAGGACTTCATCGGACTTGTGTTTCTCGAGGAATAG
- a CDS encoding Cof-type HAD-IIB family hydrolase, whose amino-acid sequence MYKLIAIDIDDTLINDDKEVTPATQTALEQAVAAGVVVTLATGRAYASAQAIARQTGLNVPIITYQGALVKNLLDEEVLYERYVPQDAVRKLFQYCVEHDLHLQTYIDDKLYAREENQKLIDYSTLNGTQYYIEPDWEAKLVPQKTPKMLIIDDPDFLDELSPILRCLLGDSVHITKSKPHFLEIMHHEGTKGLALEFLAAHFGCELSETMAVGDSWNDHEMLEAAGLGVAMANAIPALKEIADFVTLSNNEDGVKYAIDKFILNAGQEA is encoded by the coding sequence ATGTACAAATTGATTGCCATTGATATTGACGATACCCTGATTAACGACGACAAGGAAGTGACCCCGGCCACTCAGACCGCGCTGGAGCAGGCTGTAGCCGCAGGCGTTGTAGTCACCCTCGCTACCGGACGCGCTTATGCTTCCGCCCAGGCGATTGCCCGCCAGACCGGACTGAATGTTCCAATCATCACTTATCAGGGGGCGCTGGTAAAGAACCTGCTCGATGAAGAGGTCCTGTATGAGCGTTATGTGCCGCAGGACGCGGTGCGCAAGCTTTTCCAGTATTGTGTAGAGCATGACCTGCACCTGCAGACTTATATTGACGACAAGCTGTATGCCCGCGAAGAGAACCAGAAGCTGATTGACTATTCGACTCTGAACGGAACGCAGTACTATATCGAGCCGGACTGGGAAGCCAAGCTGGTTCCGCAAAAAACTCCAAAAATGCTCATTATCGACGATCCCGACTTCCTCGATGAGCTGTCTCCGATCCTGCGCTGCCTGCTCGGCGATTCGGTTCATATCACGAAGTCCAAGCCGCATTTCCTGGAGATCATGCATCATGAAGGCACCAAGGGTCTGGCCCTGGAATTCCTGGCCGCACACTTTGGCTGCGAGCTGTCCGAGACAATGGCTGTCGGCGATTCCTGGAATGATCATGAGATGCTTGAAGCTGCGGGTCTCGGTGTAGCAATGGCAAATGCCATTCCTGCGCTGAAGGAAATCGCTGATTTCGTTACACTTAGCAACAATGAGGACGGCGTGAAATACGCCATTGATAAGTTCATTCTTAACGCAGGCCAAGAAGCATAA
- a CDS encoding DMT family transporter gives MNRSRIADLSLLLVAMMWGCTFLIVQSAVRVLPPLAFNSIRFTGAAVLLALITAVFYRQEWRKLSLRMVMHALLLGLFLFLGYGFQTVGLLYTTTSNTGFITGLSVVLVPFLSLALLKTAISRYTWLSAGLAAGGLYLLTFTGSAFSLNKGDGLILLCAVAFALQIAYTGRYAPRYPALPLAALQLGFVGLLSIVTSLLVDGSGPLLHSGELLRQPEVLSAMLISIGPTSAFAFWIQTACQKYTTPSRVAIIYAMEPVFAAVTGLLFGGETLGISALLGCGCILAAMLLAELSPAPSGTQAEG, from the coding sequence GTGAATCGCTCCCGAATCGCCGATCTAAGTCTCCTCCTGGTGGCGATGATGTGGGGATGCACGTTTCTGATCGTGCAGTCCGCCGTGCGGGTGCTGCCGCCGCTTGCTTTTAACAGCATCCGGTTTACAGGTGCCGCCGTGCTGCTGGCCTTGATTACCGCTGTCTTCTACCGCCAGGAATGGCGTAAGCTGAGCTTGCGCATGGTGATGCATGCCCTGCTTCTGGGCCTCTTCCTGTTCCTCGGCTATGGCTTCCAGACCGTGGGGCTGCTGTACACCACCACTTCTAACACGGGATTTATTACCGGTCTGTCGGTGGTACTGGTGCCGTTCCTGTCTCTGGCGCTGCTGAAGACGGCCATCTCCAGATATACCTGGCTCAGCGCCGGGCTTGCAGCAGGGGGCTTGTATCTGCTGACCTTTACCGGCTCTGCCTTCTCCCTGAATAAGGGCGATGGCCTGATTCTGCTCTGCGCCGTGGCTTTTGCGCTGCAGATCGCGTATACCGGCAGATACGCACCGCGTTATCCGGCACTGCCGCTGGCGGCGCTTCAGCTCGGCTTCGTAGGCCTGCTCAGCATTGTTACCTCCCTGCTCGTGGATGGAAGCGGCCCGCTGCTGCACAGCGGAGAGCTGCTCCGCCAGCCGGAGGTGCTCTCTGCGATGCTGATCTCCATCGGACCAACCAGTGCCTTCGCCTTCTGGATTCAGACGGCCTGCCAGAAATACACCACCCCGTCCCGGGTGGCGATCATCTATGCCATGGAGCCGGTGTTCGCGGCCGTCACCGGCCTGCTCTTCGGCGGAGAGACGCTGGGCATATCTGCGCTGCTCGGCTGCGGCTGCATTCTGGCCGCCATGCTGCTGGCGGAGCTCAGCCCCGCGCCGTCAGGAACGCAGGCGGAGGGCTGA
- a CDS encoding ABC transporter ATP-binding protein, with translation MKKKGAFARLSTYMLRHKLIYAVLLLVTLFSIVLDLTMAWFLARITDAAVRLDVEAFKGLTWFGILFLLVTGLNTFVSAYLKTNISAKVRNELRQDMMGHTLALPQSYFDRNHSGDLLSRFTNDNQSVGEACGQVMLDLLRNPLLAVASFGYLLYINWLLALICLSIGPLLFLTGKIFGNAMRINSVRVQESMSRTTAFLNDILGSSMVFKAFSMERRLQKQYVGYSEDIASGEKKKARIEGATGAISSLLGNLTFLLALVIAGWFVANGRLEVGAMIAFIQLMNYLVGPFSSLPGLVASMQQSLGAAERIFEVMDAPAEVEVLPEVRADLPGFGELRLAEVSFSYPGSEKQSLNKVSLELARGQQMAVVGPSGGGKSTLFKLLLGFYQTDAGEVAINGRPISGIPLAELRSYFAYVPQESGLYSGSIRDNIESGKPGASDEEIIEALRQANAYEFVTELPEGIHTDIGEHGSRLSGGQRQRLSIARAMLKNAPILLLDEATAALDNESERMVQQAIRKLMKDKTTLVIAHRLSTIQNADVILVMENGEIVERGGHEELLAAEGRYSDLYHSQLEQEASEELLAPIA, from the coding sequence GTGAAGAAGAAAGGTGCTTTTGCCAGATTAAGTACATACATGCTAAGGCATAAGCTGATTTATGCCGTGTTGCTGTTGGTGACGTTATTCAGTATTGTGCTCGATCTTACGATGGCGTGGTTCCTGGCCCGGATTACGGATGCGGCAGTCCGTCTGGATGTGGAGGCGTTCAAGGGACTGACCTGGTTCGGGATTCTTTTCTTACTGGTCACGGGATTGAATACCTTCGTCAGTGCGTATCTCAAGACCAATATATCAGCCAAAGTCAGAAATGAGCTGCGCCAGGATATGATGGGACATACGCTGGCCTTGCCGCAGTCCTATTTCGACCGCAATCATTCCGGTGATTTGTTGTCCCGGTTCACGAATGACAATCAGTCGGTGGGGGAAGCCTGCGGGCAGGTGATGCTGGATCTGCTGCGCAACCCGCTGCTGGCGGTAGCCTCCTTCGGCTATCTGCTCTATATTAACTGGCTGCTGGCGCTGATCTGCCTGTCCATCGGGCCGCTGCTGTTCCTGACCGGTAAAATCTTCGGCAATGCGATGAGGATCAACAGTGTGCGGGTGCAGGAAAGTATGAGCCGGACTACGGCTTTTCTGAACGATATTCTGGGCAGCAGTATGGTGTTCAAGGCATTCTCCATGGAGCGCAGGCTGCAGAAGCAATATGTAGGCTACAGTGAGGATATTGCCTCAGGGGAGAAAAAGAAAGCGAGAATCGAAGGGGCAACCGGAGCGATCTCCTCCTTGCTGGGGAATCTGACCTTCCTGCTGGCTCTGGTGATTGCCGGGTGGTTCGTAGCGAATGGAAGACTTGAGGTCGGGGCAATGATTGCCTTCATTCAGTTGATGAACTATCTGGTGGGGCCCTTCTCGTCCCTGCCGGGCCTGGTCGCTTCCATGCAGCAGTCGCTGGGTGCGGCGGAGCGGATCTTCGAGGTGATGGATGCGCCTGCTGAGGTTGAGGTGCTGCCTGAGGTCCGGGCGGATCTGCCGGGATTCGGGGAGCTTCGGCTCGCAGAGGTGTCATTCAGCTATCCGGGCAGTGAGAAGCAGAGCCTTAACAAGGTCAGTCTGGAGCTGGCACGCGGCCAGCAAATGGCCGTAGTAGGTCCGAGCGGCGGCGGTAAATCCACTCTGTTCAAGCTGCTGCTTGGTTTCTATCAGACGGATGCGGGTGAGGTTGCGATCAACGGCCGTCCGATCAGCGGAATACCGCTTGCAGAGCTGCGTAGCTACTTCGCCTATGTGCCTCAGGAGTCGGGACTGTATTCGGGGAGCATCCGGGACAATATCGAGAGCGGCAAGCCCGGTGCGTCAGACGAGGAGATTATCGAGGCGCTCCGGCAGGCAAACGCATATGAGTTCGTGACGGAGCTGCCGGAAGGCATACACACGGATATTGGCGAGCATGGCTCCCGGTTGTCCGGCGGTCAGAGACAGCGGCTGTCCATTGCCAGAGCGATGCTCAAAAATGCGCCGATTCTGCTGCTGGATGAAGCTACGGCTGCCCTCGACAATGAGTCGGAGCGAATGGTCCAGCAGGCCATCCGTAAGCTGATGAAGGATAAGACAACGCTTGTGATCGCCCACCGGCTCTCAACAATCCAGAATGCCGATGTCATCCTGGTGATGGAGAACGGGGAGATCGTGGAGCGGGGCGGACATGAGGAGCTGCTTGCGGCAGAGGGGCGGTATTCGGATCTGTATCATTCACAGCTTGAGCAAGAGGCGTCGGAGGAATTGTTAGCCCCTATCGCCTAG
- a CDS encoding adenosylcobinamide amidohydrolase, which produces MDENEVSLPFNLEFGVKTYRSKVWPGLALEWREGHLLLEFPAEADSISSAVYGGGAGRLKRAVNQYVSRDYECSNPVQDLENKLQEWGYPLEGCAGLMTAVPLEHAAVAEEDTGSAGIFCCVTAAAGNAARAGSERSVLAAYRPGTINIMIGIDGWLSQSAMVNAVMTATEAKAAALADLGIKDSENGLSATGTTTDAIVIAVSGSRRYAAEHVYAGTATDLGGAIGRLVYSTVTESLRSVMAAKSVSRAHAEESQDTQGGDAEASQVSRSALPRVSQSGGRE; this is translated from the coding sequence GTGGATGAGAACGAGGTTAGTTTGCCCTTTAATCTTGAATTTGGAGTGAAGACGTACCGCAGCAAGGTGTGGCCCGGGCTGGCGCTGGAATGGCGGGAGGGCCATCTGCTGCTGGAATTTCCGGCTGAAGCGGATAGTATATCGAGTGCGGTGTATGGCGGAGGCGCGGGGCGTCTGAAGCGTGCGGTGAATCAATACGTCAGCAGGGACTACGAATGCAGCAATCCGGTGCAGGATCTGGAAAACAAGCTTCAGGAGTGGGGCTACCCGCTGGAAGGCTGCGCCGGACTGATGACGGCAGTTCCGCTGGAGCACGCCGCTGTTGCCGAGGAGGATACCGGATCAGCAGGCATATTCTGCTGCGTAACAGCGGCTGCGGGCAACGCGGCCCGGGCCGGGTCGGAGCGCAGTGTGCTGGCGGCCTACCGTCCGGGTACGATCAACATCATGATTGGGATAGACGGATGGTTGTCCCAATCGGCTATGGTCAACGCTGTGATGACGGCTACGGAAGCAAAGGCTGCGGCACTGGCAGACCTAGGAATCAAGGATTCCGAGAATGGGCTCAGCGCAACCGGAACCACTACGGATGCCATTGTGATTGCGGTGAGCGGAAGCCGCCGCTATGCTGCGGAGCATGTGTATGCCGGGACGGCGACTGACCTCGGCGGAGCCATCGGCAGACTGGTGTACAGCACGGTGACGGAGAGTCTGCGCTCGGTTATGGCAGCGAAATCTGTGAGCAGAGCACACGCGGAGGAATCGCAGGATACACAAGGGGGAGACGCGGAAGCGTCACAGGTATCACGATCTGCACTGCCCCGTGTCTCTCAGAGCGGCGGCCGGGAATGA
- a CDS encoding metal-dependent hydrolase, with product MMGKSHLVISTGVTLSAMSLLGHAITLPAVAVAVVSSLLPDIDEPNSMLVRKAVPEFLLRILQVSLIGAGIYLYFAGIAEPPWNIALALLVGSVSFLPSRRLRHLVMLLIALALFAFADAYDPWNYIAACVLVVASVVPHRGITHTLYAVAGWGALLYFVSLDMNDGSSLWIAGSLSYGLHLLADSLTQRGITPLPPIPFKLRLKLMSTGTKKGNTVEKVCMMLTLALVVYVFVLV from the coding sequence ATGATGGGCAAATCCCATTTAGTTATCAGCACCGGGGTTACCCTGTCCGCCATGAGCTTGCTAGGGCATGCCATTACCCTTCCGGCTGTTGCCGTCGCCGTGGTCAGCTCACTGCTGCCCGATATCGACGAGCCAAATTCCATGCTGGTACGCAAGGCCGTGCCGGAGTTTTTGCTGCGTATTCTGCAGGTGTCGCTGATCGGAGCGGGCATTTATCTTTATTTTGCCGGGATAGCGGAGCCGCCCTGGAATATCGCACTGGCGTTGCTGGTTGGCAGCGTATCCTTCCTGCCCAGCCGCAGGTTGCGGCATCTGGTGATGCTGCTGATTGCGCTGGCCTTGTTTGCTTTTGCCGATGCTTATGATCCATGGAACTATATCGCCGCCTGTGTGCTGGTCGTAGCTTCCGTAGTTCCACACCGGGGAATCACGCATACGCTGTATGCCGTGGCCGGATGGGGCGCGTTGCTGTATTTCGTCTCCCTTGACATGAATGACGGCAGCAGTCTGTGGATTGCCGGGAGCCTGTCCTACGGACTGCATCTCCTCGCCGACTCCCTGACCCAGCGCGGGATTACCCCGCTGCCTCCGATTCCCTTCAAGCTGCGGCTGAAGCTGATGAGCACCGGCACGAAGAAGGGCAACACGGTGGAAAAAGTATGCATGATGCTTACGCTGGCGCTCGTTGTGTATGTGTTCGTGCTTGTATAG
- the cobD gene encoding threonine-phosphate decarboxylase CobD, translating to MGNKDTEDIHLLEKYGHGGDLLTAAELYGDSNGGFLDFSANINPLGPPPGVMALLQDAVASITAYPDPGHRRLKALLAEELGLGTEWITVANGAAESMALLLLAVAPRRVGIVEPCFSEYRQLAEQFGAEVLSVQGSSGMDYRAAVDGISGLLEQVDLLFLGQPNNPNGVQYPLDGLRQLAQQAEACGTVLAVDEAFIDFIPEADRQSLLPELGAYRHTVLVRSMTKFFAIPGLRLGFTAAHPALAAAMSGKQVTWSVNGLALLAGEACLRCGDGYGQETRALIAAERQRLREGLLELGCGVPPGEANFLLLRLPAPWSAQEMQQRLGAGGILVRSCAMYPGLEAGHIRIAVKGRADNDRLLQQMGELIRAGM from the coding sequence ATGGGAAATAAGGACACGGAGGATATCCATTTGCTTGAAAAATATGGGCACGGTGGTGATCTGCTGACCGCAGCTGAATTATACGGGGATAGCAACGGCGGGTTTCTGGATTTCAGCGCGAATATTAACCCGCTGGGGCCGCCGCCGGGTGTGATGGCGCTGCTGCAGGATGCTGTAGCTTCCATTACAGCGTACCCCGATCCGGGCCACCGGAGGCTGAAGGCGCTGCTGGCGGAGGAGCTGGGTCTCGGCACGGAGTGGATTACCGTGGCGAACGGGGCGGCAGAGTCGATGGCGCTGCTGCTGCTGGCGGTGGCTCCGCGCCGTGTGGGCATCGTGGAGCCGTGCTTTTCCGAGTACCGCCAGCTCGCCGAGCAGTTCGGCGCGGAGGTCTTGTCCGTTCAGGGGAGCAGCGGGATGGATTACCGGGCTGCCGTGGACGGCATATCCGGCCTGCTGGAGCAGGTCGATCTGCTGTTCCTCGGCCAGCCGAATAATCCGAACGGCGTCCAGTATCCGCTGGACGGGCTGCGGCAGCTCGCGCAGCAGGCGGAGGCCTGCGGGACGGTGCTGGCAGTGGATGAAGCGTTCATCGACTTCATCCCGGAGGCGGACCGGCAATCTCTGCTGCCGGAGCTGGGGGCTTATCGTCATACGGTGCTGGTGCGCTCGATGACGAAGTTTTTTGCCATTCCGGGGCTGCGGCTGGGCTTCACTGCCGCACATCCGGCGCTTGCTGCGGCCATGAGCGGCAAGCAGGTGACCTGGAGCGTGAACGGCCTGGCGCTGCTGGCCGGGGAAGCCTGCCTGCGCTGCGGCGACGGCTACGGGCAGGAGACGCGCGCGCTGATCGCAGCCGAGCGGCAGCGGCTGCGGGAGGGCTTGCTTGAGCTCGGCTGCGGCGTGCCGCCGGGCGAAGCGAACTTCCTGCTGCTGCGGCTGCCCGCCCCGTGGAGCGCGCAGGAGATGCAGCAGCGGCTGGGCGCGGGAGGCATCCTCGTCCGCAGCTGCGCGATGTATCCCGGCCTTGAAGCCGGGCATATCCGCATCGCGGTCAAAGGCCGCGCGGACAATGACCGTCTGCTTCAGCAGATGGGGGAGTTGATCCGGGCGGGGATGTGA
- a CDS encoding MBL fold metallo-hydrolase, whose translation MDTLVFLGTADAMGVPRVYCDCETCTEARTTGRNNRLRSSVLIDNGSGFLAIDCGPDWRRQMELLGYRSMQRLLVTHAHFDHIGGLPEWADSCRWMGFRGELYAPAEVIPVIQRQYPWLTGHIDMIPCDDGITLDGWQISAWRVNHGKNGYSYAYRLEKEEYVWVYCPDSISLNAEETRRMHGADLLVLGTSFYYEAAELSTRSVYDMTEAADLLETVQPRRAVYTHMSHDINLEKDYILPEKVTLAVTGMRVPLCRERT comes from the coding sequence ATGGATACATTAGTGTTCCTTGGAACAGCGGATGCCATGGGCGTACCCCGGGTCTACTGTGATTGTGAGACCTGCACGGAAGCAAGAACCACCGGGCGTAATAACCGCCTGCGTTCTTCTGTGCTTATAGATAACGGCAGCGGCTTCCTGGCGATTGATTGCGGACCGGACTGGCGGCGGCAGATGGAGCTGCTGGGGTACCGCAGCATGCAGCGCCTGCTGGTGACGCATGCGCATTTCGACCATATCGGCGGGCTGCCGGAATGGGCGGACAGCTGCCGCTGGATGGGCTTCCGGGGCGAGCTGTATGCTCCGGCAGAGGTCATCCCTGTCATTCAGCGGCAATACCCGTGGCTCACCGGGCATATCGATATGATTCCCTGTGATGACGGCATCACATTGGACGGCTGGCAGATTTCGGCGTGGCGGGTCAACCATGGCAAGAATGGTTATTCCTACGCCTACAGGCTGGAGAAGGAGGAGTATGTCTGGGTGTACTGCCCGGACTCGATCTCCCTGAACGCGGAGGAAACCCGGCGCATGCACGGAGCGGACCTGCTGGTGCTGGGAACCAGCTTTTATTACGAGGCAGCTGAATTGTCTACCCGCTCTGTGTATGATATGACCGAAGCCGCCGATCTGCTGGAGACGGTCCAGCCGCGCCGTGCGGTCTACACACATATGTCCCATGACATCAATCTGGAGAAGGATTATATTCTGCCGGAGAAGGTGACGCTTGCTGTGACGGGGATGAGGGTTCCTTTGTGCCGGGAGCGGACTTAA